A genomic segment from Thiomicrorhabdus aquaedulcis encodes:
- a CDS encoding S1 RNA-binding domain-containing protein — translation MAELGKLSTLRVVKDVEFGVYLDGGELGEILLPKRYVPANTTKGRPIEVFIHLDSQDRLVATTATPLAYVGDVAFLEVTDVNRTGAFMNWGMPKDLFVPFSEQRVPMEVGRSYCVYLYIDITGRIAASSKLSLYLDETNKEFKAGQAVSLQVASRSDMGYTAVINGTHLGLIHNSDILQPLRMGQKMNGYIKGIRPDHKINLTLQKQGQAARDEDSELILAFLQANNGRSTLTDKSTPEAIFKQYRMSKASYKKALGKLYKAQKINLGKDEITLVQS, via the coding sequence ATGGCAGAATTAGGAAAACTCAGCACGCTTAGAGTGGTGAAAGACGTTGAATTTGGGGTGTATTTAGATGGCGGTGAACTGGGTGAAATTTTACTGCCCAAACGCTACGTGCCCGCCAACACCACCAAAGGTCGGCCCATTGAAGTGTTTATTCACCTAGATTCGCAAGACCGTTTAGTGGCCACCACCGCCACGCCGCTTGCTTATGTGGGTGATGTGGCCTTTTTAGAAGTCACCGATGTCAATCGTACCGGCGCGTTTATGAATTGGGGCATGCCAAAAGATCTGTTTGTGCCGTTTTCAGAGCAACGCGTTCCTATGGAAGTGGGTCGTTCGTACTGCGTGTATTTGTACATTGATATTACCGGGCGCATCGCCGCGTCCAGCAAACTAAGCCTGTATTTAGACGAAACCAATAAAGAGTTTAAAGCCGGTCAAGCGGTCAGTTTGCAAGTGGCGAGCCGCAGCGATATGGGCTACACCGCCGTTATTAACGGCACGCACTTGGGGTTGATTCACAACAGCGACATTTTGCAGCCCTTACGCATGGGGCAAAAAATGAACGGCTATATTAAAGGCATACGACCCGACCACAAAATAAACTTAACCCTGCAAAAGCAAGGTCAAGCCGCGCGTGACGAAGATTCAGAGCTTATTTTAGCGTTTTTGCAAGCCAACAACGGCCGCTCAACGCTCACCGACAAAAGCACGCCCGAGGCCATTTTTAAGCAATACCGCATGAGCAAAGCCAGTTATAAAAAAGCCTTGGGCAAACTCTATAAAGCGCAAAAAATCAACCTTGGAAAAGACGAGATTACCTTGGTTCAAAGTTAA
- the rluB gene encoding 23S rRNA pseudouridine(2605) synthase RluB, giving the protein MEQPQGEKLQKILARAGFGSRRAVEALIAEGLVKINGRTAKLGDRATEMDKLKVRDLPVKESRLEIQPTEVLLYNKPEGRLCTRSDEKGRDTIFEQLPRIHNGRWISIGRLDVNTSGLLILTNNGELANRLMHPSFEIEREYTVRVFGEVSDDLIKLLKSGVMLDDGPARFDKISRMKVAEDESMNNWFRVVISEGRNREVRRIWESQGVQVSRLHRVRYGEFQLPRGLRKGKTESLGWKQINQLLTVVSLPEEVRPDLRVKVVSQTRNPLKNSRSAQRALIGKKRPVHDLSEKNTSGFKPHNKRK; this is encoded by the coding sequence ATGGAACAACCACAAGGTGAAAAACTACAAAAAATCTTGGCGCGCGCCGGCTTTGGCTCACGTCGCGCGGTGGAGGCTTTAATTGCTGAAGGTTTGGTTAAAATCAACGGCAGAACCGCAAAATTAGGCGACCGTGCAACCGAAATGGACAAGCTTAAAGTGCGTGATTTGCCGGTTAAAGAGAGCCGTCTTGAAATACAACCCACCGAAGTGTTGTTGTACAACAAACCCGAAGGCCGTTTATGCACGCGCAGCGATGAAAAAGGCCGTGACACTATTTTTGAACAACTGCCACGCATTCACAATGGTCGCTGGATAAGCATTGGGCGTTTGGATGTGAACACCAGCGGTTTGCTTATTTTGACCAACAACGGCGAGTTGGCCAACCGCCTAATGCACCCGTCGTTTGAAATTGAACGTGAATATACGGTGCGCGTGTTTGGTGAAGTATCGGACGATTTAATAAAACTGCTTAAAAGTGGCGTGATGTTGGACGATGGTCCGGCGCGTTTTGACAAAATCAGCCGCATGAAAGTGGCTGAAGACGAGTCGATGAACAACTGGTTTAGAGTGGTGATATCGGAAGGGCGTAACCGTGAAGTGCGCCGTATCTGGGAGTCGCAAGGCGTGCAGGTCAGTCGTTTGCACCGTGTACGTTACGGCGAATTTCAACTGCCGCGTGGTTTACGCAAAGGCAAAACCGAAAGCTTGGGTTGGAAACAAATCAATCAACTGTTAACAGTCGTTAGTTTGCCCGAAGAGGTTCGTCCCGATTTGCGAGTAAAAGTGGTTAGCCAAACGCGTAATCCGCTTAAAAACTCACGCTCGGCGCAACGGGCTTTAATTGGTAAAAAACGCCCCGTTCACGATTTAAGTGAAAAAAATACCAGCGGTTTTAAACCTCATAACAAACGCAAATAG
- a CDS encoding site-2 protease family protein, with amino-acid sequence MMELTLIQKIAVWALPVIFAITVHEAAHGWMASKLGDQTARMLGRLTLNPLKHIDPIGTVVVPIALLVLGGFVFGWAKPVPVDTRNFKHPAKDMAWVAMAGPASNLIMAVLWALVAKVGLIVQAQSPDVAQFLIYSGFAGISINLILLVLNLLPIPPLDGSRVVSAFLPAKLAWQYNRFAPMGFILLIGLMVLGLLSPILMGPFNALKTVIVQLVGL; translated from the coding sequence ATGATGGAGCTAACCCTCATCCAAAAAATTGCCGTTTGGGCGCTGCCGGTTATATTTGCCATTACCGTGCACGAAGCGGCGCATGGTTGGATGGCCTCAAAACTGGGCGATCAAACCGCCCGCATGCTGGGACGTTTAACGTTAAATCCGTTAAAACACATTGACCCGATTGGCACCGTGGTGGTGCCTATTGCGTTGTTGGTGCTGGGCGGATTTGTCTTTGGTTGGGCCAAGCCCGTACCGGTAGACACCCGAAACTTTAAACACCCCGCCAAAGACATGGCGTGGGTAGCCATGGCTGGACCGGCCTCTAATTTAATCATGGCGGTATTATGGGCACTGGTTGCTAAAGTGGGCTTGATTGTGCAGGCGCAATCGCCCGACGTGGCTCAGTTTTTAATTTACAGCGGATTTGCCGGCATTAGCATTAACCTTATTTTATTGGTGTTGAATTTACTGCCCATTCCGCCTTTAGACGGCAGTCGAGTTGTGTCGGCATTTTTGCCCGCAAAACTGGCCTGGCAATACAATCGCTTTGCACCCATGGGCTTTATTTTGCTGATTGGTTTAATGGTGCTTGGTCTGCTTAGCCCTATTTTGATGGGGCCGTTTAACGCCCTTAAAACCGTTATTGTTCAGTTGGTGGGTTTGTAA
- a CDS encoding L-threonylcarbamoyladenylate synthase — translation MAKECIYINVHPENPQPRLLEQVVDILNKGGLIAYPTESGYALGCLLDSKTGADKIRDIRRLDDKHELTLMCRDLSNVSEYAKVGNVQFRYLKMHLPGAYTFILPASKEVPKRLQTPKRKTIGLRVTPNVVTNALLAYFDKPLITATLILPGEDHPMTDGWSIREALCHTLDAVLDGGYSGFEPTTIIDFTEDEPVLVRQGQGVFLE, via the coding sequence GTGGCAAAAGAGTGTATTTACATAAATGTTCATCCCGAAAATCCGCAGCCGCGTTTGCTTGAGCAAGTGGTTGATATTTTAAATAAAGGTGGGTTAATCGCATACCCCACCGAGTCGGGTTATGCTTTGGGGTGTTTGCTGGACAGCAAAACCGGTGCGGATAAAATCCGTGACATTAGGCGGCTGGACGACAAACACGAACTTACCCTAATGTGTCGTGATTTAAGCAATGTGTCCGAATACGCTAAAGTGGGCAATGTGCAGTTTAGGTACTTAAAAATGCACTTGCCAGGCGCCTACACCTTTATTTTGCCTGCCAGTAAAGAAGTTCCTAAACGCTTGCAAACCCCTAAACGCAAAACCATTGGACTACGGGTAACCCCCAATGTGGTGACCAACGCGTTATTGGCCTATTTTGACAAGCCGCTCATCACCGCCACGCTGATTTTGCCGGGAGAGGACCATCCTATGACCGACGGTTGGAGCATTCGTGAAGCGTTATGCCATACCTTAGATGCGGTATTGGACGGCGGTTACAGCGGGTTTGAACCCACCACCATTATTGACTTTACCGAAGACGAACCGGTGTTGGTGCGCCAAGGCCAAGGGGTGTTTTTGGAATGA
- a CDS encoding PHP domain-containing protein: MKVDFHCHTTASDGALSPQQIIDLAVQYQVDTLAITDHDTTAGFSTAQTAAEQAGVKLISGVEASCDWQGHTIHIVGLNFDVAHAQLQHGLARTRELRWHRALQMITNLDARYNFNVVNLREKIDVLVGDGVVGRGHFAQLLIEEGLVNNAQQAFDRYLKKGRIGYVASEWPPLNDVVQWIVAAGGVAVIAHPDTYKFTNNKLNKLITDFKQAGGQAIEVVNQSQFNANISRMAERAVRHGLYGSMGSDFHRPEHTWRGLGWLAAMPEQVKPVWELF; the protein is encoded by the coding sequence ATGAAAGTTGATTTTCATTGTCACACCACCGCATCGGACGGTGCACTTAGCCCGCAGCAAATTATTGATTTAGCTGTGCAATATCAAGTAGATACCTTAGCGATTACCGATCACGACACTACGGCGGGTTTTAGTACGGCGCAAACGGCGGCCGAGCAAGCGGGCGTTAAGCTTATTAGTGGGGTTGAAGCTTCCTGCGATTGGCAAGGTCATACCATTCATATTGTAGGGTTAAATTTTGATGTGGCGCACGCTCAATTGCAACACGGACTAGCACGCACCCGCGAGCTGCGTTGGCACAGAGCGTTACAGATGATTACCAATCTAGACGCACGTTATAATTTTAACGTGGTTAACTTACGCGAAAAAATAGACGTTTTAGTGGGCGATGGCGTAGTGGGTCGAGGTCATTTTGCCCAACTGCTGATTGAAGAGGGCTTGGTCAATAACGCGCAACAAGCGTTTGATCGCTATTTAAAAAAAGGTCGGATTGGTTACGTTGCCAGTGAATGGCCGCCTTTAAACGATGTGGTGCAATGGATTGTAGCCGCCGGTGGTGTTGCGGTGATTGCCCACCCCGATACTTATAAATTTACCAATAACAAACTCAATAAACTCATTACCGACTTTAAACAAGCCGGAGGACAAGCCATCGAGGTGGTCAATCAATCGCAGTTTAATGCCAATATTAGCCGCATGGCCGAACGGGCGGTTAGGCACGGCTTATACGGCTCAATGGGGTCGGATTTTCATCGTCCAGAACACACTTGGCGTGGCCTAGGGTGGTTGGCCGCTATGCCCGAGCAAGTTAAACCGGTGTGGGAGTTGTTTTAA
- a CDS encoding septation protein A, translating to MKLLFDLFPVVLFFIAYKLYDIYTATAVIIVASIAQVAYVYFKHKRVEKIHVITLLLILVLGGLTLILQDEDFIKWKPTIVNWGFALVFLGSHYIGQKSIIQRMMDQALSLDPPIWIKLSWMWIAFFIFSGVVNLYVAFNFDTDTWVNFKLFGLMGMTLVFIVLQGLYISRYIKESKTDEETTEAAPDVALENETDKSTSKPAVDSVKF from the coding sequence ATGAAATTATTATTTGATCTGTTTCCCGTTGTTCTGTTTTTTATTGCCTACAAACTCTACGACATTTACACCGCCACCGCGGTGATTATTGTGGCCTCAATTGCCCAAGTAGCCTATGTGTACTTTAAGCATAAACGAGTCGAAAAAATACACGTGATTACTTTATTGCTTATTTTAGTACTAGGGGGATTAACCCTTATTTTGCAAGACGAAGACTTTATTAAATGGAAACCCACCATCGTCAACTGGGGCTTTGCGTTGGTGTTTTTAGGCAGCCATTACATTGGCCAAAAATCGATTATTCAGCGCATGATGGATCAAGCATTAAGCCTAGACCCACCTATTTGGATTAAATTAAGCTGGATGTGGATTGCGTTTTTTATCTTCTCAGGCGTCGTTAACTTATACGTGGCGTTTAACTTTGACACCGACACCTGGGTAAACTTTAAACTGTTTGGTTTAATGGGTATGACATTGGTGTTTATTGTTTTGCAAGGGCTTTACATTAGTCGTTACATTAAAGAGAGCAAAACGGACGAAGAAACCACCGAAGCGGCCCCTGACGTGGCGCTTGAAAACGAAACCGACAAATCGACCAGCAAGCCAGCGGTTGATTCGGTTAAATTTTAA
- a CDS encoding YciI family protein, translating to MLYSIFAYDVANSLPLRVEVRPAHVARLKVLNDANRLILAGPNPAIDSPEPGEAGFTGSLIVADFHSLEEAQNWAAQDPYVLAGVYERVDVKPFKKVLPA from the coding sequence ATGCTCTATTCTATTTTTGCTTATGACGTTGCCAACAGTTTGCCTTTGCGCGTTGAGGTACGCCCGGCGCACGTGGCGCGTTTAAAAGTGTTAAACGACGCCAACCGCTTAATATTGGCTGGCCCCAATCCAGCGATTGACAGCCCAGAACCGGGTGAAGCCGGTTTTACAGGCAGTTTAATTGTCGCCGACTTTCACTCGCTTGAGGAAGCTCAAAATTGGGCCGCGCAAGACCCTTATGTGTTGGCTGGGGTGTATGAGCGCGTGGACGTAAAACCGTTTAAAAAAGTGTTACCGGCTTAA
- a CDS encoding LexA family protein, giving the protein MVDENIHDGDIVIIERRSSAENGESVVVRINNEEVTMKKLYIEKGGVRLQPANANMEPIFLKNQDIEILGIVTGILRQP; this is encoded by the coding sequence ATGGTGGATGAAAATATTCACGACGGCGATATTGTTATTATTGAGCGCCGTTCGTCGGCCGAAAACGGTGAATCGGTGGTGGTGCGCATAAACAACGAAGAAGTCACCATGAAAAAACTCTACATTGAAAAAGGCGGCGTGCGTTTACAGCCTGCCAACGCCAACATGGAACCGATTTTTTTAAAAAACCAAGACATTGAAATTTTAGGCATTGTTACCGGTATTTTAAGACAGCCTTAA
- a CDS encoding asparaginase domain-containing protein yields the protein MTLLNTPCSLNATLQLFITGGTLDKEYDALSGELIFSSTVVPDLLKEANCTLASDVQVLMQKDSLHMTDEDRAIICQACLNASAQHIVITHGTDTMVQTALALLTAFAADDLQKTIVLTGAMRPFQLGRSDASFNLGSALMAAQTAPFGVYIVMNGRLFNAQSVQKNRALGVFEPL from the coding sequence ATGACCTTACTCAATACGCCTTGTAGTTTGAACGCCACCCTGCAGTTGTTTATTACCGGCGGCACGCTCGACAAAGAGTACGATGCGTTAAGCGGTGAACTCATTTTTTCCAGCACTGTTGTGCCCGACCTGCTTAAAGAGGCCAACTGCACGCTTGCAAGTGATGTGCAAGTGCTCATGCAAAAAGACAGTTTGCACATGACCGATGAAGACCGTGCCATTATCTGCCAGGCCTGCTTAAACGCTTCTGCTCAGCACATTGTGATTACCCACGGCACCGACACCATGGTGCAAACCGCGTTGGCGTTATTGACCGCTTTTGCAGCAGACGACTTGCAAAAAACCATTGTGCTTACCGGTGCCATGCGACCTTTTCAATTGGGGCGCTCTGATGCCTCGTTTAACCTAGGCAGTGCGCTCATGGCCGCGCAAACCGCCCCATTTGGCGTGTATATTGTTATGAACGGTCGACTCTTTAACGCGCAAAGTGTGCAAAAAAACCGTGCATTGGGTGTGTTTGAACCGCTGTAA
- a CDS encoding DMT family transporter, with translation MHILLAYFGVIAIWTTTPLAIQWSGQVDWFFGIAIRLGLSALLILPLAFWLSGRPMSFGWPALKVYGAASIGLLGGMTPVYWAAQTMPSGWIALIWGMTPIATGILIFFLLGQERLTLNKWLGILVSVLGLVVLFAPNLHSEHAALQITGLLVALVGVFFHSLSTVLVKKSQHDLPPLHVVTGALWITTLVFLVVQPSAFFNWSLLPTLPLKTSLAIGYLVVIGSVLGFVLYYYVLKHMDALRLGMIPMITPLFAILLGYFANQEQLNLSILLGAGLVILGLGLFELNTLYRYYQRHKAKTL, from the coding sequence ATGCACATACTTTTGGCCTACTTTGGGGTCATTGCGATTTGGACTACCACACCGCTGGCCATTCAATGGAGCGGGCAAGTGGATTGGTTTTTTGGCATTGCCATTCGCTTAGGGCTAAGCGCCCTGCTGATTTTACCCTTAGCATTTTGGTTGAGTGGTCGTCCCATGTCGTTTGGCTGGCCGGCGTTAAAAGTCTATGGCGCAGCTTCGATTGGCTTATTGGGTGGCATGACGCCGGTTTATTGGGCCGCGCAAACCATGCCATCGGGCTGGATTGCCTTAATTTGGGGCATGACCCCCATTGCCACCGGAATTTTAATTTTCTTTTTACTAGGCCAAGAACGCTTAACCCTTAACAAATGGTTAGGCATTTTAGTCAGCGTGCTGGGGCTCGTCGTGTTGTTTGCGCCCAATTTGCACAGCGAACACGCGGCCTTGCAAATTACCGGTTTATTGGTGGCTTTGGTGGGGGTGTTTTTTCACTCATTAAGCACGGTACTGGTTAAAAAATCGCAACACGATTTACCCCCCTTGCACGTGGTCACTGGCGCATTATGGATCACCACATTGGTGTTTTTAGTGGTACAACCCAGTGCGTTCTTTAACTGGAGTTTACTGCCAACCTTGCCGCTTAAAACCAGCTTGGCCATTGGCTATTTGGTGGTGATTGGCTCGGTACTGGGCTTTGTGCTTTACTATTATGTGCTTAAACACATGGACGCATTACGCCTGGGAATGATTCCCATGATTACCCCATTGTTTGCGATTTTACTGGGGTACTTTGCCAATCAAGAGCAATTAAACCTGAGTATTTTACTGGGAGCAGGCCTGGTGATATTAGGATTGGGGTTGTTTGAGCTTAACACCTTGTACCGCTATTATCAGCGTCATAAGGCAAAGACCTTATGA
- a CDS encoding outer membrane beta-barrel protein — translation MKKTLTMTAIAAVTSTLLLNSGVVFASERPYVGVSYDFFKLDQDDGIGEFDTPAMTMKLGTKITPNFGVEGVLGYGVDKDSQRVNSMNVKAEIQDFYGLYATGFYPVSNMFEVTGKLGLAQVSTKLGSNSESDSSLSWGVGVRAYTQSNVSLNLDYVNLYQDSNTDVKGFSVGANYHF, via the coding sequence ATGAAAAAGACACTCACCATGACGGCTATCGCGGCGGTCACCAGCACATTACTTTTAAACAGTGGTGTTGTATTTGCATCAGAGCGTCCATACGTGGGCGTAAGTTATGATTTCTTTAAACTAGATCAAGACGATGGTATTGGCGAATTTGATACCCCCGCAATGACGATGAAGTTAGGCACTAAAATTACTCCAAATTTTGGAGTAGAAGGTGTGTTGGGATATGGCGTTGACAAGGACTCACAAAGAGTGAACAGCATGAATGTCAAAGCCGAGATTCAAGATTTCTATGGCTTGTACGCGACGGGTTTTTATCCGGTTTCTAATATGTTTGAAGTGACGGGTAAGTTAGGCTTGGCGCAAGTCTCGACTAAATTGGGCTCAAATTCAGAATCTGACAGTTCATTGTCGTGGGGTGTAGGCGTAAGAGCTTATACGCAAAGCAATGTTAGCTTAAATTTAGACTATGTTAATTTGTACCAAGACTCTAACACCGACGTTAAAGGTTTTAGCGTAGGGGCAAACTACCACTTTTAA
- the yjgA gene encoding ribosome biogenesis factor YjgA, whose protein sequence is MVRSRNVNRKTAKKEVPDWEQEEFKSRTQVRDAAQAVTDMGEELAALTDNEIKRLQLPEDITKALLFVKTMDRGPALKRQKLFIGRTLRQDEDLIIEIKTKLAEIDIKKKQQNAHFHKLEQWRDRMIEEGDGVLAEFLELYTQADRQQLRQWIRNAQKEREQELPAKASKEIFKYLRSLEW, encoded by the coding sequence ATGGTTAGATCACGTAACGTAAACAGAAAAACCGCCAAAAAAGAAGTGCCCGATTGGGAGCAAGAAGAGTTTAAAAGTCGTACCCAAGTGCGCGATGCCGCTCAAGCGGTAACCGACATGGGCGAAGAACTGGCGGCCTTAACCGATAATGAAATTAAGCGTTTGCAACTGCCCGAAGACATTACTAAGGCGCTGTTGTTTGTAAAAACCATGGACAGAGGGCCGGCATTAAAACGCCAAAAACTGTTTATAGGTCGCACTTTGCGTCAAGATGAAGACTTGATTATTGAAATCAAAACTAAATTGGCCGAAATTGATATTAAGAAAAAGCAGCAAAACGCTCATTTTCATAAATTAGAACAGTGGCGCGATCGCATGATTGAAGAGGGCGATGGCGTATTGGCCGAGTTTTTAGAGCTTTATACGCAAGCCGACCGTCAACAGTTGCGCCAATGGATTCGTAACGCGCAAAAAGAGCGTGAACAAGAATTGCCAGCCAAAGCCTCAAAAGAGATTTTTAAATATTTACGCTCGCTTGAGTGGTAA
- the ligA gene encoding NAD-dependent DNA ligase LigA translates to MPITESIPDLTQAAKQLRETIALHDYAYYVMDAPQISDAQYDELYQQLASLERTHPQLITADSPTQRVGAQPLAQFASVTHRVPMFSLDNAFSQADLLDFERRIQERLNTTDTIVYSAEPKMDGLAISLRYQNGQLTQAATRGDGSVGEEVTTNVRTIKSVPLALMGTGWPDVLEVRGEVFMSKQTFNELNQQQLQKGLKPFANPRNAAAGTLRQLDPKIVAQRHLSLYLYGWGEISGEITSKALDTNADDWNMPATYTALMQQFKAWGLPTNPDAQQVEGAAGMQRYYDALHAKRSTMPYEIDGIVYKVDWLAHHAILGFTAKAPRWAVARKFPAEEVWTPLLDIEIQVGRTGALTPVARLQPVAVGGVVVSNATLHNLDEITRKDVRIGDWVIVRRAGDVIPEVVGPVLSKRSAEAHPFVMPTHCPECGSAVIKEHDKAVFRCSGGLFCPAQRKRALEHFVSRKAMDIQGLGDKLIQQLESAGLVKHPDDLFKLTFEQLIGLERMAEKSAHKVITAINAAKKTTLPRFIYALGIPEVGEVTAKNLANYFKKLDLLMQAPLQTLVQIADVGEIVAHHLVTFFAQPHNLEVINGLLNAGVHWPEIVEVTRPGQNNDSPFAGKNVVLTGTLLHGTREDAKQTLEALGAKVTGSVSAKTDYVIAGEKAGSKRAQADALGIPILSEEEWLTMIGETHG, encoded by the coding sequence ATGCCTATTACCGAGTCTATTCCCGATTTAACTCAAGCCGCCAAGCAGTTGCGCGAAACCATTGCCTTGCATGATTACGCGTACTACGTTATGGACGCGCCGCAGATCAGTGATGCACAGTACGACGAGCTGTATCAACAACTGGCGAGCCTTGAGCGCACGCACCCACAACTTATTACGGCCGACTCGCCCACACAGCGGGTTGGCGCGCAGCCTTTGGCGCAATTTGCCTCAGTTACCCACCGTGTGCCCATGTTTTCATTGGACAACGCGTTTAGCCAAGCCGATTTGCTTGATTTTGAGCGACGCATTCAAGAGCGTCTTAACACCACGGATACAATTGTCTACAGTGCCGAGCCCAAAATGGATGGATTGGCGATTAGCTTGCGCTACCAAAATGGCCAATTAACCCAAGCGGCTACGCGCGGTGACGGTTCGGTGGGTGAAGAGGTCACGACCAATGTTCGCACTATAAAGTCGGTGCCGCTGGCGTTAATGGGAACAGGCTGGCCTGATGTGCTTGAGGTGCGGGGCGAAGTGTTTATGTCTAAGCAGACGTTTAACGAGCTTAATCAACAGCAACTGCAAAAAGGCTTAAAACCTTTTGCCAATCCGCGCAATGCCGCCGCCGGTACATTGCGCCAACTGGACCCTAAAATTGTCGCGCAACGGCACTTAAGTTTGTACTTGTACGGCTGGGGAGAAATTAGCGGTGAAATTACCAGTAAAGCCTTGGATACCAATGCAGACGATTGGAACATGCCGGCCACTTACACCGCGCTCATGCAACAATTTAAAGCCTGGGGACTGCCCACCAATCCCGATGCTCAACAGGTGGAGGGCGCGGCGGGTATGCAGCGCTATTACGACGCGCTACACGCCAAACGCTCGACCATGCCTTATGAAATAGACGGCATTGTTTATAAAGTTGATTGGCTGGCGCATCATGCAATTTTAGGCTTTACCGCCAAAGCACCACGTTGGGCGGTGGCACGCAAGTTTCCGGCCGAAGAAGTGTGGACGCCCTTGTTGGACATCGAAATTCAAGTGGGTCGCACAGGTGCGCTCACCCCCGTGGCGCGGTTACAGCCCGTGGCGGTGGGCGGAGTGGTGGTGTCTAACGCCACATTGCATAATTTGGATGAAATTACCCGCAAAGATGTGCGCATTGGCGACTGGGTGATTGTTCGTCGTGCCGGCGATGTTATTCCCGAAGTGGTTGGGCCGGTTTTGTCTAAACGCAGTGCAGAAGCACACCCCTTTGTGATGCCAACGCACTGCCCAGAGTGCGGTTCGGCGGTGATAAAAGAGCATGACAAAGCGGTGTTTCGCTGTTCGGGTGGTCTGTTTTGCCCCGCACAGCGCAAACGGGCTTTAGAGCATTTTGTGTCGCGTAAAGCTATGGACATTCAGGGCTTGGGCGATAAGCTCATACAACAATTAGAGTCAGCAGGCCTGGTTAAACATCCAGACGATCTTTTTAAGTTAACGTTTGAGCAGTTGATTGGCTTAGAACGCATGGCTGAAAAATCGGCGCATAAGGTTATTACGGCCATCAATGCGGCCAAAAAGACCACTTTACCGCGCTTTATTTATGCATTAGGCATTCCCGAAGTGGGTGAAGTGACCGCTAAAAATTTAGCCAATTACTTTAAAAAGTTAGACCTGTTAATGCAGGCACCGCTGCAAACCTTGGTGCAAATTGCCGACGTGGGTGAGATTGTAGCGCACCATTTGGTAACTTTTTTTGCCCAGCCGCACAATTTAGAGGTCATTAACGGTTTATTAAACGCTGGCGTACATTGGCCAGAAATAGTAGAAGTGACCAGGCCTGGTCAGAATAATGACTCGCCTTTTGCGGGTAAAAACGTTGTCTTAACGGGCACTTTATTGCACGGCACACGAGAAGACGCCAAACAAACATTAGAAGCCTTGGGCGCAAAAGTCACCGGCAGTGTCTCCGCAAAAACAGATTATGTGATTGCAGGTGAAAAAGCCGGTTCTAAGCGCGCTCAAGCCGATGCGCTAGGCATCCCCATTTTATCGGAAGAAGAATGGTTAACAATGATCGGAGAAACCCATGGTTAG